One window from the genome of Grus americana isolate bGruAme1 chromosome 14, bGruAme1.mat, whole genome shotgun sequence encodes:
- the LOC129212974 gene encoding protocadherin-16-like: protein MGVCWGPVLRVLVLQAAWALGGGQVRYSVPEEAKAGTVVGRLAQDLGLEAGEPEARRLRLVAQGRRASVEVSGASGALVVSSRLDREELCGKSAPCALRLEVLVERPLRVFHVELEVTDINDNAPLFPAARKNLSIAEFTTLPGSRFPLEGASDADIGANAQLSYTLSPSEHFTLDVKSSDESRKSLFLVLTKALDRETMAVHRLVVTASDGGRPALTGTVELVISVLDANDNAPQFNQSVYKVQLPESAAEGTLVVRVNATDPDEGLNKEFSYSIISSVPAGNRDLFAIDPKTGEIRLRGALDFEDVRLHELQIEARDKGTPPLSGHSSVELEVLDVNDNAPEVWVTSLSVPVPEDAAAGTVVALLSVSDRDSGANGRVRCAVWPASPFGLVATFAGSYSLVLREALDRERVSEYEVEVRAEDGGSPPLRASRGVRVPVSDVNDNAPSFAQAVYTVLARENNAAGAELARLWARDPDEAGNGRVSYSVAEGVVGGASSGVARRPASSYVSVDAESGRLWALQPLDYEELQVLQFEVRAVDAGEPPLCGNATVQLFVVDENDNAPALLPLAGGGPGVGAPVSAASGPVSGALWAWAAWGAPAGQVVAKIRAVDADSGYNAWLRYELWEPRGKGPFRVGLYSGEVSTARALEEADGPRQRLVIVVRDHGEPARSATATLSVSLVEGAEAALAAGGASAASASSASATNVWLVVAICAVSSLFLLAVVLYGASRWAPRAAVLSGPGPATLVCASEVGSWSYSQRQSRSLCVADGAGKSDLMVFSPNFPPPPPGPAAKETQPEPPALLDTAAWALGGGQVRYSVPEEAKAGTVVGRLAQDLGLEAGEPEARRLRLVAQGRRASVEVSGASGALVVSSRLDREELCGKSAPCALRLEVLVERPLRVFHVELEVTDINDNAPLFPAARKNLSIAEFTTLPGSRFPLEGASDADIGANAQLSYALSPSEHFSLDLHRSEGYRESLFLVLTKALDRETMAVHRLVVTASDGGRPALTGTVELVISVLDANDNAPQFNQSVYKVQLPESAAEGTLVVRVNATDPDVGSNGEVLFSASNAFPVRGLNLFILNPKTGEIRLTGALDFEDVRSYEIQMEARDNGTPPLSGHCKVVVEVLDVNDNAPEVWVTSLSVPVPEDAAAGTVVALLSVSDRDSGANGRVRCAVWPASPFGLVATFAGSYSLVLREALDRERVSEYEVEVRAEDGGSPPLRASRGVRVPVSDVNDNAPSFAQAVYTVLARENNAAGAELARLWARDPDEAGNGRVSYSVAEGVVGGASSGVARRPASSYVSVDAESGRLWALQPLDYEELQVLQFEVRAADAGEPPLCGNATVQLFVVDENDNAPALLPLAGGGPGVGAPVSAASGPVSGALWAWAAWGAPAGQVVAKIRAVDADSGYNAWLRYELWEPRGKGPFRVGLYSGEVSTARALEEADGPRQRLVIVVRDHGEPARSATATLSVSLVEGAEAALAAAGSSSSSGAGLRPAEGGASAASASSASATNVWLVVAICAVSSLFLLAVVLYGASRWAPRAAVLSGPGPATLVCASEVGSWSYSQRQSRSLCVADGAGKSDLMVFSPNFPPPPPGPAAKETQPEPPALLDTVGQF from the exons atggGCGTGTGTTGGGGGCCCGTGTTgcgggtgctggtgctgcaggcggCCTGGGCGCTGGGCGGCGGTCAGGTGCGGTACTCGGTGCCGGAGGAAGCCAAGGCCGGGACGGTGGTGGGGCGGCTGGCGCAGGACCTGGGCCTGGAGGCGGGCGAGCCGGAGGCGCGTCGGCTGCGTCTGGTGGCGCAGGGCCGTCGGGCGAGCGTGGAGGTGAGCGGGGCGAGCGGGGCGCTGGTGGTGAGCTCGCGGCTGGACCGGGAGGAGCTGTGCGGGAAGAGCGCGCCGTGCGCCCTGCgcctggaggtgctggtggagcGGCCGCTGCGCGTCTTCCACGTGGAGCTGGAGGTCACGGACATCAACGACAACGCCCCGCTCTTCCCCGCCGCACGCAAAAACCTCAGCATCGCGGAATTCACCACGCTGCCGGGGTCTCGGTTCCCGCTGGAGGGCGCGTCGGATGCGGATATCGGAGCCAACGCGCAGCTCTCCTATACACTCAGCCCCAGCGAGCATTTTACGCTCGATGTTAAATCTTCTGATGAAAGTAGGAAATCCCTATTCCTGGTGCTCACGAAAGCTCTGGACCGCGAGACGATGGCTGTGCACCGTTTGGTGGTGACGGCGAGTGACGGGGGCCGTCCGGCGCTGACGGGCACGGTGGAGCTGGTGATCTCGGTGCTGGATGCGAACGACAACGCGCCCCAGTTCAACCAGTCGGTGTATAAAGTGCAGCTGCCGGAGAGCGCTGCAGAGGGGACGCTGGTGGTGCGGGTGAACGCCACGGATCCGGACGAGGGTCTTAATAAGGAGTTTTCTTACAGCATCATCAGTTCGGTTCCTGCTGGTAACAGAGATCTGTTCGCCATTGATCCCAAGACGGGCGAGATCAGACTGAGGGGCGCCCTGGACTTTGAAGACGTTCGTTTACACGAGTTACAAATCGAAGCGAGAGACAAAGGGACGCCCCCTTTGTCCGGTCACAGCAGCGTGGAGCTGGAGGTGCTGGAcgtgaacgacaacgcgccggAGGTGTGGGTGACGTCGCTGTCGGTGCCGGTGCCGGAGGACGCGGCGGCGGGGACGGTGGTGGCGCTGCTGAGCGTGTCGGACCGGGACTCGGGGGCGAACGGGCGGGTGCGCTGCGCGGTGTGGCCGGCGTCGCCGTTCGGGCTGGTGGCGACGTTCGCGGGCTCGTACTCGCTGGTGCTGCGGGAGGCGCTGGACCGGGAGCGGGTGTCGGAGTACGAGGTGGAGGTGCGGGCGGAGGACGGCGGGTCGCCGCCGCTGCGCGCCAGCCGCGGGGTGCGTGTGCCGGTGTCGGAcgtgaacgacaacgcgccgTCGTTCGCGCAGGCCGTGTACACGGTGCTGGCGCGGGAGAACAACGCGGCGGGCGCGGAGCTGGCGCGGCTGTGGGCGCGGGACCCGGACGAGGCGGGCAACGGTCGCGTGAGCTACTCGGTGGCGGAGGGCGTCGTCGGGGGCGCGTCGTCGGGCGTGGCGCGGCGGCCGGCGTCGAGCTACGTGTCGGTGGACGCGGAGAGCGGGCGGCTGTGGGCGCTGCAGCCGTTGGACTAcgaggagctgcaggtgctgcagttCGAGGTGCGGGCGGTGGACGCGGGGGAGCCGCCGCTGTGCGGCAACGCCACGGTGCAGCTCTTCGTGGTGGACgagaacgacaacgcgccggCGCTGCTGCCGCTTGCGGGCGGCGGTCCGGGCGTGGGGGCGCCGGTCTCGGCGGCGTCGGGGCCGGTCTCGGGGGCGCTGTGGGCGTGGGCGGCGTGGGGGGCGCCGGCGGGGCAGGTGGTGGCGAAGATCCGCGCGGTGGACGCGGACTCGGGCTACAACGCGTGGCTGCGCTACGAGCTGTGGGAGCCGCGGGGGAAGGGCCCGTTCCGCGTGGGGCTGTACAGCGGCGAGGTGAGCACGGCGCGGGCGCTGGAGGAGGCGGACGGCCCGCGGCAGCGGCTGGTGATCGTGGTGCGGGACCACGGGGAGCCGGCGCGCTCGGCCACGGCCACGCTGAGCGTGTCGCTGGTGGAGGGCGCCGAGGCGGCGCTGGCGGCC GGCGGCGCGTCGGCGGCGTCGGCGTCGTCGGCGTCGGCGACGAACGtgtggctggtggtggccatcTGCGCGGTGTCGAGCCTGTTCCTGCTGGCGGTGGTGCTGTACGGGGCGTCGCGGTGGGCGCCGCGGGCGGCCGTGCTGTCGGGGCCCGGGCCGGCGACGCTGGTGTGCGCCAGCGAAGTGGGGAGCTGGTCGTACTCGCAGCGCCAGAGCCGGAGCCTGTGCGTGGCGGACGGCGCGGGCAAGAGCGACCTGATGGTTTTCAGCCCCAActtcccgccgccgccgcccggccccgcggcgaaGGAGACGCAGCCGGAGCCGCCCGCTCTGCTGGACACG gcggCCTGGGCGCTGGGCGGCGGTCAGGTGCGGTACTCGGTGCCGGAGGAAGCCAAGGCCGGGACGGTGGTGGGGCGGCTGGCGCAGGACCTGGGCCTGGAGGCGGGCGAGCCGGAGGCGCGTCGGCTGCGTCTGGTGGCGCAGGGCCGTCGGGCGAGCGTGGAGGTGAGCGGGGCGAGCGGGGCGCTGGTGGTGAGCTCGCGGCTGGACCGGGAGGAGCTGTGCGGGAAGAGCGCGCCGTGCGCCCTGCgcctggaggtgctggtggagcGGCCGCTGCGCGTCTTCCACGTGGAGCTGGAGGTCACCGACATCAACGACAACGCCCCGCTCTTCCCCGCCGCACGCAAAAACCTCAGCATCGCGGAATTCACCACGCTGCCGGGGTCTCGGTTCCCGCTGGAGGGCGCGTCGGATGCGGATATCGGAGCCAACGCGCAGCTCTCCTATGCACTCAGCCCCAGCGAGCACTTTTCTCTGGATTTGCATCGTAGTGAAGGATATCGAGAATCTCTGTTTTTGGTGCTCACGAAAGCTCTGGACCGCGAGACGATGGCTGTGCACCGTTTGGTGGTGACGGCGAGTGACGGGGGCCGTCCGGCGCTGACGGGCACGGTGGAGCTGGTGATCTCGGTGCTGGATGCGAACGACAACGCGCCCCAGTTCAACCAGTCGGTGTATAAAGTGCAGCTGCCGGAGAGCGCTGCAGAGGGGACGCTGGTGGTGCGGGTGAACGCCACGGATCCGGACGTGGGAAGCAATGGCGAAGTGTTGTTCAGTGCGAGCAATGCTTTTCCGGTAAGGGGATTAAACCTCTTCATTTTAAATCCGAAGACCGGCGAGATCCGTCTCACGGGCGCCCTGGACTTTGAAGACGTTCGTTCATACGAGATACAAATGGAAGCGAGAGATAATGGGACGCCCCCTTTGTCGGGTCACTGcaaggtggtggtggaggtgCTGGAcgtgaacgacaacgcgccggAGGTGTGGGTGACGTCGCTGTCGGTGCCGGTGCCGGAGGACGCGGCGGCGGGGACGGTGGTGGCGCTGCTGAGCGTGTCGGACCGGGACTCGGGGGCGAACGGGCGGGTGCGCTGCGCGGTGTGGCCGGCGTCGCCGTTCGGGCTGGTGGCGACGTTCGCGGGCTCGTACTCGCTGGTGCTGCGGGAGGCGCTGGACCGGGAGCGGGTGTCGGAGTACGAGGTGGAGGTGCGGGCGGAGGACGGCGGGTCGCCGCCGCTGCGCGCCAGCCGCGGGGTGCGTGTGCCGGTGTCGGAcgtgaacgacaacgcgccgTCGTTCGCGCAGGCCGTGTACACGGTGCTGGCGCGGGAGAACAACGCGGCGGGCGCGGAGCTGGCGCGGCTGTGGGCGCGGGACCCGGACGAGGCGGGCAACGGTCGCGTGAGCTACTCGGTGGCGGAGGGCGTCGTCGGGGGCGCGTCGTCGGGCGTGGCGCGGCGGCCGGCGTCGAGCTACGTGTCGGTGGACGCGGAGAGCGGGCGGCTGTGGGCGCTGCAGCCGTTGGACTAcgaggagctgcaggtgctgcagttCGAGGTGCGGGCGGCGGACGCGGGGGAGCCGCCGCTGTGCGGCAACGCCACGGTGCAGCTCTTCGTGGTGGACgagaacgacaacgcgccggCGCTGCTGCCGCTTGCGGGCGGCGGTCCGGGCGTGGGGGCGCCGGTCTCGGCGGCGTCGGGGCCGGTCTCGGGGGCGCTGTGGGCGTGGGCGGCGTGGGGGGCGCCGGCGGGGCAGGTGGTGGCGAAGATCCGCGCGGTGGACGCGGACTCGGGCTACAACGCGTGGCTGCGCTACGAGCTGTGGGAGCCGCGGGGGAAGGGCCCGTTCCGCGTGGGGCTGTACAGCGGCGAGGTGAGCACGGCGCGGGCGCTGGAGGAGGCGGACGGCCCGCGGCAGCGGCTGGTGATCGTGGTGCGGGACCACGGGGAGCCGGCGCGCTCGGCCACGGCCACGCTGAGCGTGTCGCTGGTGGAGGGCGCCGAGGCGGCGCTGGCGGCCGCGGGCTCGTCGTCGtcgtcgggggcggggctgcggccggcGGAGGGCGGCGCGTCGGCGGCGTCGGCGTCGTCGGCGTCGGCGACGAACGtgtggctggtggtggccatcTGCGCGGTGTCGAGCCTGTTCCTGCTGGCGGTGGTGCTGTACGGGGCGTCGCGGTGGGCGCCGCGGGCGGCCGTGCTGTCGGGGCCCGGGCCGGCGACGCTGGTGTGCGCCAGCGAAGTGGGGAGCTGGTCGTACTCGCAGCGCCAGAGCCGGAGCCTGTGCGTGGCGGACGGCGCGGGCAAGAGCGACCTGATGGTTTTCAGCCCCAActtcccgccgccgccgcccggccccgcggcgaaGGAGACGCAGCCGGAGCCGCCCGCTCTGCTGGACACG
- the LOC129212975 gene encoding LOW QUALITY PROTEIN: protocadherin alpha-2-like (The sequence of the model RefSeq protein was modified relative to this genomic sequence to represent the inferred CDS: inserted 1 base in 1 codon; deleted 2 bases in 1 codon), with amino-acid sequence MGVCWGPVLRVLVLQAAWALGGGQVRYSVPEEAKAGTVVGRLAQDLGLEAGEPEARRLRLVAQGRRASVEVSGASGALVVSSRLDREELCGKSAPCALRLEVLVERPLRVFHVELEVTDINDNAPLFPAARKNLSLSENSPPGSRFPLEGASDADIGANAQLSYTLSPSEHFGLEVKSKDEKKMLLVLLLTKALDRETMAVHRLVVTASDGGRPALTGTVELVISVLDVNDNAPQFNQSVYKVQLPENAAPGTVLLQLTASDKDEGINREIDYFFSNMISTKVQDLFIMDRKSGEIRTAGELDFEDVQSYDLEIEARDKGTPPLSGHSSVELEVLDVNDNAPEVWVTSLSVPVPEDAAAGTVVALLSVSDRDSGANGRVRCAVWPASPFGLVATFAGSYSLVLREALDRERVSEYEVEVRAEDGGSPPLRASRGVRVPVSDVNDNAPSFAQAVYTVLARENNAAGAELARLWARDPDEAGNGRVSYSVAEGVVGGASSGVARRPASSYVSVDAESGRLWALQPLDYEELQVLQFEVRAVDAGEPPLCGNATVQLFVVDENDNAPALLPLAGGGPGVGAPVSAASGPVSGALWAWAAWGAPAGQVVAKIRAVDADSGYNAWLRYELWEPRGKGPFRVGLYSGEVSTARALEEADGPRQRLVIVVRDHGEPARSATATLSVSLVEGAEAALAAAGSSSSSSSSSGAGLRPAEGGASAASSASATNVWLVVAICAVSSLFLLAVVLYGASRWAPRAAVLSGPGPATLVCASEVGSWSYSQRQSRSLCVADGAGKSDLMVFSPNFPPPPPGPAAKETQPEPPALLDTVSGPPXPRPFLGPFSPDAPFSAAPWAGGGGSRARPPWARAVGAWRVLKDLNGAFASAFASLPGPPCSCFGEKSTKGCGLMFLAREVA; translated from the exons atggGCGTGTGTTGGGGGCCCGTGTTgcgggtgctggtgctgcaggcggCCTGGGCGCTGGGCGGCGGTCAGGTGCGGTACTCGGTGCCGGAGGAAGCCAAGGCCGGGACGGTGGTGGGGCGGCTGGCGCAGGACCTGGGCCTGGAGGCGGGCGAGCCGGAGGCGCGTCGGCTGCGTCTGGTGGCGCAGGGCCGTCGGGCGAGCGTGGAGGTGAGCGGGGCGAGCGGGGCGCTGGTGGTGAGCTCGCGGCTGGACCGGGAGGAGCTGTGCGGGAAGAGCGCGCCGTGCGCCCTGCgcctggaggtgctggtggagcGGCCGCTGCGCGTCTTCCACGTGGAGCTGGAGGTCACGGACATCAACGACAACGCCCCGCTCTTCCCCGCCGCACGCAAAAACCTCAGTTTATCGGAGAACTCTCCTCCCGGGTCTCGGTTCCCGCTGGAGGGCGCGTCGGATGCGGATATCGGAGCCAACGCGCAGCTCTCCTATACACTCAGCCCGAGCGAGCATTTCGGTTTGGAAGTGAAATCTAAAGACGAAAAGAAGATGTTACTAGTCCTCTTGTTAACGAAAGCTCTGGACCGCGAGACGATGGCTGTGCACCGTTTGGTGGTGACGGCGAGTGACGGGGGCCGTCCGGCGCTGACGGGCACGGTGGAGCTGGTGATCTCGGTGCTGGATgtgaacgacaacgcgcccCAGTTCAACCAGTCGGTGTATAAAGTGCAGCTGCCGGAAAATGCTGCCCCGGGAACTGTGTTACTCCAGCTAACAGCGTCAGACAAAGATGAGGGAATTAATCGAGAGATAGATTATTTCTTTAGCAACATGATTTCTACCAAAGTCCAGGACTTGTTCATAATGGACAGAAAATCGGGGGAGATACGCACTGCCGGTGAATTGGATTTCGAGGACGTTCAGTCGTACGACCTGGAGATCGAAGCGAGAGACAAAGGGACGCCCCCTTTGTCCGGTCACAGCAGCGTGGAGCTGGAGGTGCTGGAcgtgaacgacaacgcgccggAGGTGTGGGTGACGTCGCTGTCGGTGCCGGTGCCGGAGGACGCGGCGGCGGGGACGGTGGTGGCGCTGCTGAGCGTGTCGGACCGGGACTCGGGGGCGAACGGGCGGGTGCGCTGCGCGGTGTGGCCGGCGTCGCCGTTCGGGCTGGTGGCGACGTTCGCGGGCTCGTACTCGCTGGTGCTGCGGGAGGCGCTGGACCGGGAGCGGGTGTCGGAGTACGAGGTGGAGGTGCGGGCGGAGGACGGCGGGTCGCCGCCGCTGCGCGCCAGCCGCGGGGTGCGTGTGCCGGTGTCGGAcgtgaacgacaacgcgccgTCGTTCGCGCAGGCCGTGTACACGGTGCTGGCGCGGGAGAACAACGCGGCGGGCGCGGAGCTGGCGCGGCTGTGGGCGCGGGACCCGGACGAGGCGGGCAACGGTCGCGTGAGCTACTCGGTGGCGGAGGGCGTCGTCGGGGGCGCGTCGTCGGGCGTGGCGCGGCGGCCGGCGTCGAGCTACGTGTCGGTGGACGCGGAGAGCGGGCGGCTGTGGGCGCTGCAGCCGTTGGACTAcgaggagctgcaggtgctgcagttCGAGGTGCGGGCGGTGGACGCGGGGGAGCCGCCGCTGTGCGGCAACGCCACGGTGCAGCTCTTCGTGGTGGACgagaacgacaacgcgccggCGCTGCTGCCGCTTGCGGGCGGCGGTCCGGGCGTGGGGGCGCCGGTCTCGGCGGCGTCGGGGCCGGTCTCGGGGGCGCTGTGGGCGTGGGCGGCGTGGGGGGCGCCGGCGGGGCAGGTGGTGGCGAAGATCCGCGCGGTGGACGCGGACTCGGGCTACAACGCGTGGCTGCGCTACGAGCTGTGGGAGCCGCGGGGGAAGGGCCCGTTCCGCGTGGGGCTGTACAGCGGCGAGGTGAGCACGGCGCGGGCGCTGGAGGAGGCGGACGGCCCGCGGCAGCGGCTGGTGATCGTGGTGCGGGACCACGGGGAGCCGGCGCGCTCGGCCACGGCCACGCTGAGCGTGTCGCTGGTGGAGGGCGCCGAGGCGGCGCTGGCGGCCGCGGgctcgtcgtcgtcgtcgtcgtcgtcgtcgggggcggggctgcggccggcAGAGGGCGGCGCGTCGGCGGCGTCGTCGGCGTCGGCGACGAACGtgtggctggtggtggccatcTGCGCGGTGTCGAGCCTGTTCCTGCTGGCGGTGGTGCTGTACGGGGCGTCGCGGTGGGCGCCGCGGGCGGCCGTGCTGTCGGGGCCCGGGCCGGCGACGCTGGTGTGCGCCAGCGAAGTGGGGAGCTGGTCGTACTCGCAGCGCCAGAGCCGGAGCCTGTGCGTGGCGGACGGCGCGGGCAAGAGCGACCTGATGGTTTTCAGCCCCAActtcccgccgccgccgcccggccccgcggcgaaGGAGACGCAGCCGGAGCCGCCCGCTCTGCTGGACACGGTCAGTGGCCCTC TTCCTCGGCCCTTCCTCGGCCCTTTCTCGCCCGACGCCCCCTTCTCGGCCGCGCCCTGGGCAGGCGGTGGTGGGAGCCGGGCTCGGCCCCCGTGGGCG CGGGCGGTGGGTGCTTGGCGGGTGCTTAAGGATCTGAATGGCGCCTTTGCATCTGCCTTCGCGTCCTTGCCGGGGCCGCCCTGCTCTTGCTTTGGTGAAAAAAGCACGAAAG GTTGTGGATTGATGTTCCTGGCCAGAGAAGTGGCGTGA